One window from the genome of Cryptomeria japonica chromosome 6, Sugi_1.0, whole genome shotgun sequence encodes:
- the LOC131070035 gene encoding uncharacterized protein LOC131070035 codes for MGDMESLRERLYVLNKLDEKIMMAQWAMEAAQQRRKLWHNKHLKRMRFAPGQLVLKYNGRNAIKLGKFKVRWLGPYKVSEVAENGAVKLWTLDGREVVGNINGSILKQYHEQRQSTDPNSSRRNT; via the coding sequence ATGGGGGAcatggagagcctgagggagagGTTGTATGTCTTGAACAAGTTGGATGAGAAAATAATGATGGCCCAGTGGGCTATGGAGGCAGCCCAACAAAGGAGGAAGCTGTGGCACAACAAGCACTTAAAACGAATGAGGTTTGCTCCAGGACAACTGGTACTGAAATATAATGGGCGTAATGCGATTAAACTAGGAAAATTCAAGGTAAGATGGTTAGGACCATATAAAGTCTCCGAGGTGGCCGAGAATGGGGCAGTGAAGTTGTGGACACTTGATGGACGGGAGGTTGTAGGAAACATCAATGGGTCAATATTAAAACAGTATCACGAGCAGAGGCAATCGACTGACCCCAATTCCTCCCGAAGAAATacttag